A single Inediibacterium massiliense DNA region contains:
- a CDS encoding NAD-dependent 4,6-dehydratase LegB: METVLVTGSGGFIGSHLVEELVEEGYQVKAFVHYNSLNTWGWLETIPKHKLKEIEIFTGDVRDPNGVREALKGVDEVYHLAALIGIPFSYYSPDLYVDTNIKGTLNILQASKNLDTKRILITSTSEVYGSAKYIPIDEKHPLQGQSPYSATKIGADKLAESFYRSFDMPITIVRPFNTYGPRQSARAVIPTIITQLLSGKKEIKLGCITTKRDFNYVKDTVRGFIEIAKSEASIGEEINIASEREISIKELADELISQINPNARIICEEERIRPQNSEVNRLLGSNEKIKQLTNWRPRYSLRNGLSESIAWLKNHLDRYKVDIYNI; encoded by the coding sequence ATGGAGACAGTTTTAGTTACTGGATCAGGTGGATTTATAGGAAGTCATCTGGTAGAAGAATTAGTAGAAGAAGGATATCAAGTAAAGGCATTTGTACATTATAACTCTTTAAATACATGGGGATGGCTAGAGACAATTCCAAAGCATAAACTAAAGGAAATAGAAATATTTACAGGAGATGTTAGAGATCCAAATGGAGTAAGAGAAGCTTTAAAAGGAGTAGATGAAGTATATCATTTGGCTGCACTGATAGGAATACCTTTTAGTTATTATTCTCCAGATTTATATGTAGATACAAATATAAAGGGAACTTTAAATATACTTCAGGCTTCGAAAAATTTAGATACAAAAAGAATTTTAATAACATCTACTTCAGAAGTATATGGAAGTGCAAAATATATACCTATAGATGAAAAACATCCTTTGCAGGGACAATCGCCATATTCAGCAACGAAAATAGGGGCAGATAAATTAGCTGAATCTTTTTATAGAAGTTTTGATATGCCTATAACAATTGTAAGACCTTTTAATACGTATGGACCAAGACAATCGGCAAGGGCTGTAATACCAACAATAATTACCCAATTATTATCAGGAAAAAAAGAGATAAAGTTAGGTTGTATTACAACTAAAAGAGATTTTAATTATGTAAAAGATACTGTAAGAGGATTTATAGAAATAGCAAAATCAGAGGCTTCCATAGGTGAAGAAATTAATATAGCTAGTGAAAGAGAAATATCTATAAAAGAATTAGCGGATGAATTAATATCTCAAATTAATCCCAATGCAAGAATTATTTGTGAAGAAGAAAGAATAAGACCACAAAATAGTGAGGTCAATAGACTATTGGGTTCAAATGAAAAAATTAAACAGTTAACAAACTGGAGGCCTAGATATTCACTAAGAAATGGATTGTCAGAAAGTATAGCTTGGTTAAAGAATCATTTAGATC